In Sphingomonas sp. JUb134, the following are encoded in one genomic region:
- a CDS encoding ZIP family metal transporter, translated as MQALLYTLAPVLAVVLGAIVASRTKLKPGLVAGLQHLAAGVVFAAAATEILPQVKHEASPSATLIGGAAGVATMLGLKALEARFKGPMALLAAIGIDILVDGLVLGLAFVAGEKAGLLLTIALTLEVLFLGLTLTDELAETYRSRLRIIVIVSALALLLPIGALAAVPVAALSPVMIAGFLSFGLMALLYLVTEELLVEAHEKPDTPLISSMFFVGFLALLTLEEMMG; from the coding sequence ATGCAGGCACTGCTCTATACGCTTGCGCCTGTGCTGGCGGTCGTGCTCGGCGCGATTGTCGCGAGCCGCACCAAGTTGAAACCTGGCCTCGTGGCGGGCCTACAGCATCTCGCTGCCGGCGTCGTGTTCGCGGCGGCAGCGACCGAAATCCTGCCGCAGGTCAAGCATGAGGCATCGCCCAGCGCGACGTTGATCGGCGGGGCGGCGGGCGTCGCGACCATGCTGGGGCTCAAGGCTCTTGAGGCCCGCTTCAAGGGGCCGATGGCGCTACTCGCCGCGATCGGCATCGACATTCTGGTGGACGGCCTGGTGCTCGGCCTCGCTTTCGTGGCGGGCGAGAAGGCAGGTCTCCTGCTGACGATCGCGCTCACTCTGGAAGTGTTATTTCTGGGACTGACGCTGACCGACGAGCTGGCGGAAACCTATCGCTCGCGCTTGCGCATCATCGTGATCGTCTCGGCATTGGCCCTGCTGCTGCCGATCGGCGCGCTCGCTGCCGTGCCGGTCGCCGCGCTGTCGCCGGTGATGATCGCCGGCTTCCTCAGCTTCGGGCTGATGGCGCTGCTCTACCTCGTCACGGAGGAGTTGCTGGTCGAGGCGCACGAGAAACCCGACACCC